The following nucleotide sequence is from Deltaproteobacteria bacterium.
TTTTCCTGGTGCTGGTCATGGGGGGCAGTTTAGGTTCCCGGACCATCAACCAGGCGCTGGCCAGGATGGATGATCAGGGGGCCTGGTCGTCGTTGCTGGACAAGCATCCCTCGCTCAGGTTGATTGTCAGTACCGGTGTTCAGAGCAAGGCCGATTGCGCGGAAGAGATCGCGGCTTTGCCTGGAGTGATCGGCGCGCATCCTTTCCTCCACGACGCGCCCTATTGGATCGCTGCCTGTGACCTCTTTGTCGGCCGGGCAGGTGCCATGACCTGCGCCGAAATCTCTTCGCAAGGAAAGCCGTCTGTACTCGTCCCCTTTCCACACGCGGTTGACGACCATCAAACCGAAAACGCTTTCGCCATGCAGCAGGCAGGCGCTTCAATTGTCTTTGAGGACAGGAATTTCGACAGCAACCGCCTGCTTGAGACATTGGATGACCTGATCGCGAAGCCGGATCTGCTGGCCTCGATGAGTGAAAAATCC
It contains:
- a CDS encoding UDP-N-acetylglucosamine--N-acetylmuramyl-(pentapeptide) pyrophosphoryl-undecaprenol N-acetylglucosamine transferase, with product MRKSRRLLRASKPSLVIGTGGFVSAPLVAAARWMKIPYLLHEQNAVPGRANRLFARKAQAVFISYESSRSYFRHKDNLIFSGNPVRPIFFELDRHKARQALELPSDLFLVLVMGGSLGSRTINQALARMDDQGAWSSLLDKHPSLRLIVSTGVQSKADCAEEIAALPGVIGAHPFLHDAPYWIAACDLFVGRAGAMTCAEISSQGKPSVLVPFPHAVDDHQTENAFAMQQAGASIVFEDRNFDSNRLLETLDDLIAKPDLLASMSEKSHQWATPDAAGSIARFVATVINQDGTAQG